TCACTCGCGATAGTGTTGCGCAGCACCTCGCTGGTCCCTTCGTAGATCTCGTTGAGTTTGGCGTCACGGTAGAACCGCTCTGCCGGGAAATCCTTCGTGTAGCCGTAGCCACCGTGGACTTGGATTCCCTCGTTCGCCACTTCGCGAGACACTTCAGAGGCGTACAGCTTGGCCTGTGCGGCCTCCTTGACGAACGACTCGCCGGCCATCTTCTTATCGGCTGCCTGATGCATCAGCAGGCGGGCGGCCTGCGTCTTCGTGTCCATGTCAGCGAGTTTGTGCTGGATGGCCTGAAAGTCGCTGATGGGCTGGTCGAACTGCTCGCGGTCCTGTGCGTATTGCAGCGCCTCGTCCAGCGCGGCCTGAGCGATACCGACGCCGCGGGCCGCGATAGTGATACGCCCGCCGTTGAGCGTCTTGAGCGCGTGGACGAACCCGCGGCCTTCCTCACCGAGCATACGGTCTGCCGGAATACGCATCTCGTCGAACCGCAGTTCGGCGGTCGGACAGCCCTTGTCACCGAGCTTGTGCTCGGTCCCTTCGACGATGAAGCCGTCGTCCTCCTCGGGGCGGACAATGAACGACGAGATGCCCTTGTTACCTGCCTCGGGGTCGGTCTTGGCGAACAGGACGACGGTGTCGGCGACGGAGCCGTTGGAAATCCAGAGCTTGCCACCGTTGACCAGATAGGCGTCTCCGCCGTCGACCGACTCGGCGGTGGTGTCCATTGCCGGCACGTCACTGCCCGCGCCCGCTTCGGAGAGGGCGAACGCACCGATCTCCTCGCCCTCGGCCAGCGGCGTGAGGTAGGTCTCTTTCTGGGACTCGTCGCCGAACTCGTAGATCATGTTGCAGGCCAGCGAGATGTGCGC
The Haloarcula sp. CBA1129 genome window above contains:
- a CDS encoding acyl-CoA dehydrogenase, with translation MDFSPTQEQRQIQEMVSEFVDDEVKPRAAEIDETDEFPWDLVDEMADLGLMGMPIPEQYGGAELDYHSYAMALEEISRGSGGLGTIVAAHISLACNMIYEFGDESQKETYLTPLAEGEEIGAFALSEAGAGSDVPAMDTTAESVDGGDAYLVNGGKLWISNGSVADTVVLFAKTDPEAGNKGISSFIVRPEEDDGFIVEGTEHKLGDKGCPTAELRFDEMRIPADRMLGEEGRGFVHALKTLNGGRITIAARGVGIAQAALDEALQYAQDREQFDQPISDFQAIQHKLADMDTKTQAARLLMHQAADKKMAGESFVKEAAQAKLYASEVSREVANEGIQVHGGYGYTKDFPAERFYRDAKLNEIYEGTSEVLRNTIASELLD